AGTGTGTTTGATTTGGGTCTTTAACTGGAGGGGAAACCCAGtctggagcagggatggaggttGGGATGAGGGGGGTGGATCAAGTCCCTCTGTGCTAAACCTGTGCCCAACCCCTTGTCCATAACGGTGCCAGAGCTCCCAAATtccacacagaaaaggaaaattcccTTCCCTGACTCCCCCATTTTGCCAAAACTCTGCTCCTGAGAGGGCTTAATGATCCCCAAGTGACACTTCAAGGAACATTTGCTGTGGAGGGTTCAATGTCACCACAGGGCTGGTCGGGGGAGCTCCTGTTTTGGGAGCCTGGAGGAAGAAGAGTCAAAATTCCTGGGACTGAAGCATCCCCTGGGATTTGAGGGAAGACCCAGCGTGTTCCCCTTCCCTGGAGCTCCCCAGCACTCTGAAAGGGAAGAGTTTTCCCTCGACTGCTTGGAAAACCAGTAGATTAAACACAGAAGTGGGTTATTTCCTTGTTAAACATTAACAGGCCCGGCTGGGCAGTGTCCAAAGGCCACTTGTGCTCCGTGGCACGTTCCCAGCAGCTTCATTTCCCAATGGAAATTCTCCAAGGAGCAAAACCTTGGTGCTGGGAATGGCCAGGCAGGGCCTCATCCAGCCTAGCTGCTGGCTGTAGATGGCAGTGGCTGCCCAACAAAACCCTGCCtgcaacaggaaagctggaatcCCACTGGGAAAAGCTTGAATCCCAGCAGAAAAAAGCCCAGATCCAAGGGGGAAAAACCAGACTCCCAGCTCTCTGAGGAGACATCCCTTGCTCTTCCCACAGCTCTCACCCTGCCTTGCCCTCCAcacccttctgctgctgctgccaggaaatGAAATCTCCTTTGATCAGCAGCTCAAAGTGCATCGAgggaataaaaacaacaaacaaggaACTCCCAAGACGTTCCCAGAGGGAAAATTCTCCCTGATCACACACAGAACACCACCCTCCTCCTGATCCAGGCCCAGCTGAGACCCGACTCCTTTACATAAAAGCCATTTTCTCCTTTAACATTCAcattttgaggcttttttccaTATTTGACCAAACCTGGATGGCTCCACCTGTCCCCATCAATAGTCACAGGCCTGTCAAGCCCCTGGTTCCCCCCCCTACACCCCACCCTTTTTTGAGGGGCTTCTTGATAACCCCTTGCCACAGCTCATGAGGGGCTGGAGcctttcccacccccccttccTTGTGCCATATCAAGGTTTTGTCTCCTTGGCTGCACTTCCCTGGGGACCAGCCACCCCAAAAagcctcctgccctccctggggATAGTGGGGTGGTGGTCACCCCCACCAAAGCAGAGGGGTGCAGGATGCAGCCCCAAGCCTGGGCTTTTTCCCTGGGGAACAGGCCATCATGTGAAGTCTAAAAATACcctatttatatatatatttatttctttttttggtggtggtggggggtcTGTGCTTTCCCCACCACCTTCCACCTCCTGTTCCCAAGCTTTCCCCCGCACCCTTATGTAAGGAGCTGACAGCTTGGGAGTGtgtgggggtgctgggggggctcctgcagctgaggaTTGCAGCAAACCAGGGATGTGGAGATGGGAACAGCCCCCCCCGGGCACCAATGATAGGCACCCCCTATCATTGCAGGGTGCCCTGTGTCCCCCATCCCCATAACAAGCTCCTGCTTCCCAGAGAAATCCTCCCTAACCCCTCCTTTccaatggatttttttgtgctgctgcccCCGCTGTCCCACCCCCCAGCTTGGCAGGGGATGCACCAGGGGTGTCTgaaaacccccccacacacccccaccccccacatTTTCGGTGGGCTTCCCCAAAACcattcccctctccctcccccccccccccttcctgaGCCGGGTTTGCTTTGCCGGGCAATGATCCCGGTGGCTGAACTGGGAAACAAAACCCAGTGGGAAGTTGGCAGGGACCCCAAagccctcccgcagccccccagGAAAGGCTGGTGCAGGGACACGTCCTGGGAACCGACAGCAGAGAGCACCCAGgccacacccccacccccccacacacacactttgcaGCCCCCCATGAAGTGCCAGAGGCTCTGCCGGGCAgatgtggggctgagctgcagatgtggggtggagctgctgctccctggggacaggcacGGGCTCCCCAAGGGTGCtgtggggcagccctggggatctgcagggtggtgggacagctcCGGGGTCCCTAAGGATGCTGTGGGGCAGCTCCAGTGACCCTCTGGGCTCCTGGGGATTCCGCTGGGCATCTCCGGGCTCCCCAGATGTGGCTATGGGGCAGCTTAGGCTTCCCAAGGGGTGCTGTGGGGCACCCCAGGGATTGGAGATGCTCTAGGGCAGCCCCGGGGATCCCCAAGAGGCTGCTGCGGGGCAGCTCAGGGCTCCCTGGGGATGCTCTGGGTAGACTGGGGCTCCCCAGATGtggctgtggggcagctctGGCCTCCCTAGGGATGCTATGGGGCAGCTCTGAGCTCCCCAGATGTGGCTGTGGGGCAGCTTTGACCTCCCTAGGGATGCTATGGGGCAGCTCCCGGCTCCCTAGGGATGCTATGGGGCAGCTCCCGGCTCCCTAGGGATGCTGTGGGGCAGCTTTGAGCTCCCTAGGGATGCTGTGGGGCAGCTCTGAGCTCCGCGGGGGTCCGATGCGGGGCGGGCCGGGTGGGGCAGCCCgagaggcgggggggggggaggggggatcCCCGGGGCTCTGGGGCAGCCCACGGGGGGCGGTGCCGCTCCCGCCCCATCCTTCCCGGTCCCGCCTCCCGCTCCTCTATCGCCGGAGCCACCGGAGCCGCCACCGCAGCCGCGGGAGCCGCCAGcagagccgggccgggccgggatGATGTGACGGGGCGGtcgcgccccccccccccgcctcccccgctgccccgggcccgcgggccccgcgccccgggaGGCTGTCGGGgggcggcggtggcggcgggtccccccccgccgcccccatGTCGGAGGGGCCGCCCTACGGCGAGGGGCAGCTGGCGGGGGACGCGGCCGTGGGGCAACTGCCCTTCCCCGTGCGGCTCCGCGGCCCCGACGGGCTCCTGGCCGGGGGGCAGGGCAAGCGGCCCCCCAAGCTGGGGCAGATCGGGCGCAGCAAGAGAGGTGGGTCCCGGCGGGGAgacgggggaggggggggcagcGGGATCTTCCCTAGGGAAGAGGGAAGCGGGATATAAAGGGAACGGGAGCGGCCCCCCcgggggatggggagggaggatGCGGGAGCGCCCCGGCGGACAGGGCGCCGGGCAGGGGGGCTTCCCTGCCTGTCGTGTCCCAGAGGGGTCTTCCCGGGATACGGGGCAGTGGGAAAAACATCCCCGGGGGCAGGGTAGGGTGAGCCGGGCATCCCTAAGGAATGTCGGGGCACCTTATCCCGCAGACGGGGCGGCCGGGAAACGTGCTCAGGGACGGGGCGCGGTGCAGCGGGCTCCCCGCGGGATGTCGGGCATCACATCCCAGGGACCTTCCTCGGGGATGAAGGACGCCCGGTACCTTCCCGGAGTGTAGGGACCGTCCTCGGGGACAGGACACGGTGCGCCAGGCTTCTTGTGGGATGTCTGGCAACGTATCCCAGGGACCTTCCCAAGGGAGAGGACACCGGGGACCTTCCCAGGAGGCAGGGAGCATCCCCAGGGACAGGGCACTGTGCACCGGGATCCCTGTGGGATATCGGGCATCGCACCCCAGAGAGACCTTCCCTTGGGTGTTGGGCTGCAGGGACCTTCCCTGGGGACATCGTGCTCCCGGGGACCTCCCCAAGGGTAGAGAGGTGAAGGGACCTTCCTTGGGGACACGGCACCAGGATCCAGGCAATTTGCCAGGGTGTCAGCACCCTCCCCCGGGACAGGGCACGGAGCACCTGGTATCCCACGGGATGTAGCCAGGATGAGCAGGTTCCCCCTGGGGCATCACACCAGCTGCACCAGGGATGCAGGactcccctccccacacacccctAAAGTCACCACAGAgtgcccagcaccctggggtgACCTTGGCCGAGGGGAGCCCAGCAAGCAGCCTGCTCCTCACggttctttttctgctttccagtggTGATTGAAGATGATAGGATTGATGACGTGCTGCAGAATCTCACAGAAAAGGCCCCTCCCGATGTTTAAAGCCTCCCTGGGGACGCTGGGCTGAAGCTGGAGGggcctggggaagaggggaagtggcagggggggaggggggggagggtcAGTTTACAAGGGTGCAAGTtattggcaaaaaaaaccccaaacaaaccccaaaccgTTAAGAAAATAAACGCAAACCCCACGAGATCCCAGcgagggagcagcaggagaaccACGACCCCGGCGACGCGCGTCCTGCCCTCCCGAGAGGCGGGTGGGAAAGGAGGGCAGGCAGCCAGGCCAGCCCCGGCTCAGCAACAAATACAACCAGACGAATCCATCAGGATTgccaagagagagaaaaatcgtcatggaggggggggggaaaatcATCATCACCCActccaaaaaacaaccccccccctcCATCACCCCGGCGAGGGACGGACCGAGACGTCGCGGCGCTGAATTCCTGGGGTGGATGGAACTTGTGCCACGCTAGAAAGGGGGGGGGTAAGAGGGATTGGGGGCAGGGAAAAAGAAGACCCCCCCCCCGGGTCTCCCCAACCAGGGCCATTCCCAGCGGGCACCTTGTTTACATTTACCTTGCAAAAATGAACCTGTGCACTTGGATGTCCCACGCGATCCCCCTTCCTTCTGATTCGTTTTTTTTTAACGTGGGTGTCTTTGGGTGTTGGGAAaggatataaaataataatatatatctatatatttcaATTTTAGTCGTGTTTTAAGGTTctccggggtgggggggggggagggggggggggggggggggggggggggggggggggggggggggggagggggaagaaaacaacCCGCAATTTTTATAAAGGAAGGGCCTAGAGGAAGAattgctggtttattttttaaagcttgtaCTTGGCTGCTGTGAGCAAAGGGACAGATTTTCTATGTGTGGGGAGGGTGGGGATGCTTGGCTTTTCTAACTACCATGCAGTCTGTAGTGTGAGTGTtcttgtttggggtttggtttttttttttcctttttatcttaTATTGTGGCAGTTTCCTCTCTTGAATAGActgtattaaatatatatatatataatgatcTAATGTAATCACACGAGTGCCAAACACTTGGAGATGCCGGAGGGCAGCGAATTCCCTCCCCGAGTCAAGCAACACTTGGGGTTTTCTGCTCTTTCGAGGGGCCCGGTTGATCTCTCGTGGGGTCTTTGACTTCTCTTTtctaatctttctttttaactcttttttttccccctttttttgcATGAcgtgaggggaaaaaaacccccccacaaaccccacaaaccagGCACCTTCGTGCGCGAGGGCTCCGGGTTCCGCGTGCGACTCCGACTGGCGGAGGTGGcgtttggtggtttggtttggttttcttccctccttttcttAAATATCGTGTGTGTTGCACTTTTCTCCACTACACAGGGCTACTTCTGCGATGtccaaataaaaaggaaaatgaaacaaaaatgggaaaaaagaaatcatgctATCTATAACAATGATTGCAGGTCTGCTGTGTTCTCCCCCGCGCGCTCGAGCATCCTTCTCTGTCCACCTCAATAACACCAAAACCACCCCAGGAAAACCTCACCACTCCCCAGCACAGATCCCCCATGACCAGGGTCATGCTGCGTCCTGAATAATTCatgttaattaatatttattacgggataatttatttttttttaaatttattttgatggGAAAACGTCTCCGGGGCTTCGGTTTCATGGAGAAGTTCAGTGCCAAAGtggttgctgggggtggggaacCCAAAAGGTGTTTGTCCCTTCCCTGCTTGGAAAAGCCTGTGGAAAAGTGGGGTTTTCATCCCCACCAAAATCCAACTCCCAGGAGCTGGGTGAATAGGAGCAGTGTAGGGGAATGAAAAGATAATCACACCAGGGGAAACGGGTCCTGGGGTTTGGGGGTTTCTTGCAAAAAGAATCAAAAAGAAGAAGATActggagaaaaagcagcaccctgcccagcagggctggggtggttTGTGCCATGATGGTCTGAGGAGGCTAAGTAATCAATTTGGGGTGGGACAGGGTGTTGCCCAACAGCCCCATTTTCAGGGTGCCCAGaacttcccctccccagcaccttgGTTGTTTGTTTCTCTGGTTTTAACCcacccagcctctctggggtGCAAGGTGGGGTGGGGAGACGGGCTAAAGTTCTCCCTGTGAAAAATAATCCctagttattttcattttttccccagtgggTTCAGCTCCACAGCCACGGGCTCAGTGGATGCCCTTTTGCTCTAGGATTTTCTGTTCTGGGTGACCCCACAAACCTGCAAAGCACAAGATTGGGCCCACGGGAGGGTGGGTTTCCTCCACCTCACCCCCAATCTCATGGGTTTTGCTCCAACCGGTACCCAGGGTTCTGGGAAGAGCAGATGCAGCCCATGGATGGGCAGAGCATCCCTCACGGGGCTGCTCACAAGACACATCCCCACGGGCTGGATGTGGCCACCTGGTTACATGAATTAAGTTGACCAAAAAGCCCCTGTTTCACCTGAAAACCTGACCTATGGGTCTGCCAGACCCATTCCCCCCCTTTCACCCatacagcaacaacaacaaaaccccaagcaCCCCTAAAACCCAGATGGCTCCAGGCCGGGTCCACACACACATCCCTCCAAAAACCCCCCTGgatgcccagaaaaaaaatccagggaTGAACCAGAGAACTGCTTGAAGCCCGTGAAGAAAGGGAAGCTGAAAGGAGAGGAGATTCTGCTGAATTAGAAACCACTCTTTTCGATGCATCTTTCATGCACAGCCCATCAATTATGGAGCAGGAGAACCCGGCGCGGCGGCTCCCGGGGAggatgcagggatggggagggatgtaaaggggggggggaaagaagttGTGGGATGGATGGTGGGGAAAAGATGTCCCCAAGACGGGGAACCCCCGGCAGGGTTTTGGAGATGATATTCTGAAGGAGGATTTAAGGATTAAAGCGGCCGCCGGGCAGGAGTTTATTGCATCTATTATTGAACAGATGGCCCCGCGCAGGCGGGCGGTGCCCGTGGTCTCCCCCGGTGACCTTGACCGGGAGATACCGGGGTTGGGCAGGGATCCTGGTACCATCACCCGGCTCTGGTGACAGGGAGCGAAGGGTAAAACTCATCCCCTGGGAGCCAGCACCGGTGCCAGAGACcgaaaggaaaagaaaaagcatccCCTGGGATCCGGCA
The nucleotide sequence above comes from Apus apus isolate bApuApu2 chromosome 20, bApuApu2.pri.cur, whole genome shotgun sequence. Encoded proteins:
- the CAMK2N1 gene encoding calcium/calmodulin-dependent protein kinase II inhibitor 1 gives rise to the protein MSEGPPYGEGQLAGDAAVGQLPFPVRLRGPDGLLAGGQGKRPPKLGQIGRSKRVVIEDDRIDDVLQNLTEKAPPDV